The Paenibacillus sp. RC334 nucleotide sequence CTGATCTCACTAATCATGATAAACTGCACGGTTTTGCCGTTCTTTATTTGAAAAACCTCGTTGAAAACAAAGTGTATCTCATGATGGATCTTCCTGAGCCGTCCATGCTTATTTTTCAAAATGAGCAACTCAATGGCGCCTTTGAACAACATGAGTACAAGCTGTACAAATGGGTACGTGACTGTCTGATTGATGTTTTCGGACCGGAGATTGAAGATCATGCATGGGATATGACCTTTGTGCTAAAAAGTGTTGTATTTGAATATATTCGCTTCTTTGCCGATCGGATGAATGATGAAACGATTGAGCAGCTTGCGCAATTCATCATCTTCTTATCCAATTCCTTGGTTGCCAGCCTGAAGAGTACCGATTCGGCCTCTCATTTGTGGAGCAATCAGGGTTGGTTACCTGAAAGCATTCTAAGCAATCCCTTTGATCAGGGCCGCCAGATTAACGGCCTTCTCTACTCTCTGGAGGACAGTATTCTGCTGTCTTCATGGAGTTCGAGGGAAAAGCAGGAGTACCAGCAAATTGCGACTCTATTAAAGGAAGAAGCTTTGAAAGCGAATCCCCAAATGGGTCTTTTAAAAGCTCTTTTCTCATATTTGGAGCAGCGTAAAGAGCTGAAAAAAGTTTGTCATTTGCTTCAAAAGCTGTTGAATCTTACACCCCCAACAGAGTAGTAGGCGCTTAGAAATTCATCACAGCTATTCACAACTTAGCTTGTAGAATACATCAAAAAAAGACTGCTCATGTAAATCATGAGACAGTCTTTTTTTGGTTATTGCTTATATTTGATAGCATATGAGAAATTACAGACCGGCTTGCACTCTCAGAGCGTCAGCTTTGTCTATGCTCTCCCATGGCACATCCAGATCTGTACGACCAAAGTGACCGTAAGCAGCCGTTTGCTTGTAAATTGGACGACGCAGATTCAGCATTCGAATGATACCTGTGGGGCGAAGATCAAAATTGTTACGAATCAGTTCAACGAGCTTCTCGTCGCTTACTTTCCCAGTACCGTATGTATCGACGCTAATCGAAACTGGTGTAGCTACACCAATGGCATAAGCAAGCTGAATTTCCACTTTATCTGCCAATCCGGCTGCAACTAGGTTTTTCGCTACATAACGGGCAGCGTAAGCTGCGGAACGGTCCACTTTGGTCGGATCCTTACCGGAGAATGCTCCCCCGCCATGACGCGCATAACCACCATACGTATCTACAATAATTTTGCGGCCTGTTAGACCTGCATCCCCTTGAGGTCCGCC carries:
- a CDS encoding TetR/AcrR family transcriptional regulator, with protein sequence MLQAAIRLFSRKGYYSTSVEEIAKESGMAKASFYKYFQGKEELPLEMCIILEKNIEQDIRALYSKPDLTNHDKLHGFAVLYLKNLVENKVYLMMDLPEPSMLIFQNEQLNGAFEQHEYKLYKWVRDCLIDVFGPEIEDHAWDMTFVLKSVVFEYIRFFADRMNDETIEQLAQFIIFLSNSLVASLKSTDSASHLWSNQGWLPESILSNPFDQGRQINGLLYSLEDSILLSSWSSREKQEYQQIATLLKEEALKANPQMGLLKALFSYLEQRKELKKVCHLLQKLLNLTPPTE